Proteins from a single region of Flaviflexus salsibiostraticola:
- a CDS encoding MFS transporter — translation MKRTFLSLKYENYRLWFFTAIVANTGTWMQRVAQDWLVLTELTDNDAFAVGVTTALQFLPLLLITPYAGVLADRYDKRKIMYVTQSLMGLLAVGLGVLVLTGHATVEIVYGFALALGTVSAFDTPPRQVFVSELVEPKHLTNAIGLNSASFNSARLIGPALAGLLIALVGTGWVFVINGISFGATLIGLALMKAAKFYPIKHQPREKGQIRQAARYIRHRSDIVVILVVAGVISSLGLNFQLTSASMASEVFGKDAGEYGLLGSIMAIGSLTGALMAARRRESRVRLVVLAGFGFGITAGINALMPTYWTYAISCILVGYFTLTLLTSANMAIQTSVDPMMRGRIMALYQVVLMGSTPIGAPIVGWIASNVHPRWGIGIGAVAAILVSFGALIWVRRHWNVTFEYRRHVRPHLVIIGPAEHAERREAQRNERRRRERTLDATTQEQAALSSGVSAVPPRTATPEEP, via the coding sequence GTGAAGCGGACTTTTCTCTCACTCAAATACGAGAACTATCGGCTCTGGTTCTTCACTGCCATCGTGGCGAACACGGGCACCTGGATGCAGCGCGTGGCGCAGGACTGGCTCGTCCTCACTGAGCTCACGGACAACGATGCCTTTGCGGTCGGCGTGACGACGGCCCTGCAGTTCCTGCCCCTGCTCCTCATCACCCCCTATGCCGGCGTGCTCGCCGACCGCTACGACAAGCGGAAGATCATGTACGTCACCCAGTCCCTCATGGGACTGCTCGCCGTCGGTCTCGGCGTGCTCGTCCTCACGGGCCATGCGACCGTCGAGATCGTGTACGGCTTCGCGCTCGCGCTCGGCACGGTCTCTGCCTTCGATACGCCACCGCGGCAGGTCTTCGTCTCCGAGCTCGTCGAGCCCAAGCACCTGACCAACGCGATCGGCCTCAATTCGGCCAGCTTCAACAGCGCGCGCCTCATCGGCCCCGCGCTCGCGGGCCTCCTCATCGCCCTCGTCGGCACCGGCTGGGTCTTCGTCATCAACGGCATCTCCTTCGGCGCCACCCTCATCGGCCTGGCCCTCATGAAGGCTGCGAAGTTCTACCCGATCAAGCATCAGCCCCGAGAGAAGGGCCAGATCCGGCAGGCGGCCCGCTACATACGCCACCGCTCCGACATCGTCGTCATCCTCGTTGTCGCCGGCGTCATCTCCAGCCTCGGCCTCAACTTCCAGCTGACGAGCGCGTCGATGGCGAGCGAGGTGTTCGGCAAGGACGCGGGGGAGTACGGTCTGCTCGGCTCGATCATGGCGATCGGATCGCTCACCGGCGCGCTCATGGCCGCGCGGCGGAGGGAGTCACGCGTGCGGCTCGTCGTCCTCGCCGGCTTCGGCTTCGGCATCACCGCCGGCATCAACGCCCTCATGCCGACCTACTGGACCTACGCGATCTCCTGCATCCTCGTCGGCTACTTCACGCTCACGCTGCTGACAAGCGCCAACATGGCGATCCAGACCTCGGTCGACCCGATGATGAGGGGGCGGATCATGGCCCTCTACCAGGTGGTCCTCATGGGATCGACCCCGATCGGTGCCCCGATCGTCGGCTGGATCGCGTCGAACGTCCATCCCCGCTGGGGGATCGGCATCGGCGCCGTCGCGGCCATCCTCGTCTCGTTCGGCGCCCTCATCTGGGTGCGCCGCCACTGGAACGTCACCTTCGAGTACCGTCGCCACGTCAGGCCGCATCTCGTCATCATCGGCCCCGCCGAGCATGCCGAGCGCCGCGAGGCGCAGCGGAACGAGCGGCGCCGCCGGGAGCGGACGCTCGATGCGACCACGCAGGAGCAGGCCGCGCTCAGCTCCGGGGTATCTGCTGTCCCACCCAGGACAGCGACTCCAGAAGAGCCGTGA
- a CDS encoding NCS2 family permease has product MPTRFLDRTFKLTERGSSVGQEIRGGLVTFFAMSYILVLNPIILSTPDSTGHFLGGGTEGANTPAIAAGTALVAAIMSILMGSVANFPMAMAAGLGLNAMLAYTIVSLPGMTWADAMGIVVLEGILIFLLVMTGLREAIFKAVPSFLKTAISVGIGLFIALVGLVNAGIVRPGAGTPLDLGINGSIASWPLVVFIVGLLSIMVLMVKRVRGAILIGIVIATASAIALESILKLGGQTPDGSNPGGWGLTVPALNGSPVSVPEFSTLGTFSITGPFEKISIIAVLVLVFSLMLADFFDTMGTMVAVGSEANLLDEDDNPPRMRQILAIDSLGAIAGGLGGVSSNTAYIESTTGVADGARTGLASIVTGTLFLLSTFLAPLAGMIPYEAATPALVIVGFLMMQQVANIDWKDLVIGIPAFLTIVFMPFSYSITVGIGMGFISYSILAAVSRRRVHPLLWIVSALFVLYFVRGPVEGALGL; this is encoded by the coding sequence ATGCCAACCCGTTTCCTTGATCGCACCTTCAAGCTGACCGAGCGCGGCTCGTCGGTCGGCCAGGAGATCCGCGGCGGGCTCGTCACGTTCTTCGCGATGAGCTACATCCTCGTCCTCAACCCGATCATCCTCTCCACCCCGGATTCGACGGGTCACTTCCTCGGCGGCGGTACCGAGGGCGCCAACACCCCGGCCATCGCAGCCGGCACGGCGCTCGTCGCAGCCATCATGTCGATCCTCATGGGATCGGTCGCCAACTTCCCGATGGCGATGGCGGCGGGCCTCGGCCTCAACGCGATGCTGGCCTACACGATCGTGTCCCTGCCGGGCATGACCTGGGCAGACGCGATGGGCATCGTCGTCCTCGAGGGCATCCTCATCTTCCTCCTCGTCATGACAGGCCTGCGCGAGGCCATCTTCAAGGCTGTCCCGAGCTTCCTCAAGACCGCCATCTCGGTCGGCATCGGCCTGTTCATCGCCCTCGTCGGCCTCGTCAACGCCGGCATCGTCCGTCCCGGCGCCGGCACCCCGCTCGATCTTGGCATCAACGGCTCGATCGCGTCGTGGCCGCTCGTCGTCTTCATTGTCGGCCTCCTGTCGATCATGGTCCTCATGGTCAAGCGCGTCCGCGGCGCCATCCTCATCGGCATCGTCATCGCGACCGCCTCGGCGATCGCCCTCGAGTCGATCCTCAAGCTCGGCGGCCAGACCCCTGACGGCTCGAACCCCGGCGGCTGGGGACTCACCGTCCCCGCGCTCAACGGCTCGCCCGTCTCGGTGCCGGAGTTCTCGACACTCGGCACGTTCTCGATCACCGGCCCGTTCGAGAAGATCTCGATCATCGCCGTCCTCGTTCTCGTCTTCTCGCTCATGCTCGCGGACTTCTTCGACACGATGGGCACGATGGTCGCCGTCGGCTCCGAGGCGAACCTTCTCGACGAGGATGACAACCCTCCCCGCATGCGCCAGATCCTCGCCATCGACTCCCTCGGTGCGATCGCGGGCGGCCTGGGCGGCGTCTCCTCCAACACCGCCTACATCGAGTCGACGACCGGTGTCGCCGACGGCGCGCGCACGGGCCTGGCGAGCATCGTCACCGGCACGCTCTTCCTTCTCAGCACCTTCCTCGCACCGCTCGCCGGCATGATCCCCTACGAGGCGGCCACCCCGGCGCTCGTCATCGTCGGCTTCCTCATGATGCAGCAGGTCGCGAACATCGACTGGAAGGACCTCGTCATCGGCATTCCGGCGTTCCTCACGATCGTCTTCATGCCGTTCTCGTACTCGATCACCGTCGGCATCGGCATGGGGTTCATCTCCTACTCGATCCTCGCCGCGGTCTCTCGCCGCCGCGTCCACCCGCTCCTCTGGATCGTCAGCGCCCTGTTCGTCCTCTACTTCGTGCGCGGCCCCGTCGAGGGAGCGCTCGGCCTGTGA
- the serC gene encoding phosphoserine transaminase → MLIPTEILPRDGRFGAGPSKVPADHLTLDPAWMGTSHRKAPVKDVVGRIREGLGELFRLPEGYEIALGNGGASLLWDAIPFCLVEDRSRAATFGQFSTKAAKALRANPFVSDPIVDAGEPGTALLPEAADGIDSYLYPQNETSTGAMLPVKRIGGPGALTIVDATSAAGGVDFDASEVDVYYFSPQKCFASDGGLWFAALSPAAIERIGRLTAQRWVPDILNLQLALDNSRKNQTLNTPALATLHLMLAQLDWMLEEGGLSAMDARTTRSSDLVYDWAARTEWAHSFVEEGHRSQVVATIDIDLPADEVSAACRASGIVDIDGYRGLGRNQLRVATFPAVEPDDVTALLESLSWVGQQIPRS, encoded by the coding sequence ATGCTGATTCCCACTGAGATTCTTCCACGCGACGGCCGATTCGGTGCGGGTCCCTCGAAGGTGCCGGCCGACCATCTCACCCTTGATCCGGCCTGGATGGGCACCTCCCACCGGAAGGCCCCCGTCAAGGATGTCGTCGGCAGGATCCGCGAAGGACTCGGCGAGCTCTTCCGCCTGCCGGAGGGGTACGAGATCGCCCTCGGCAACGGCGGCGCGTCGCTCCTGTGGGACGCGATTCCGTTCTGCCTGGTCGAGGACCGGTCCCGCGCCGCGACCTTCGGCCAGTTCTCGACCAAGGCGGCGAAGGCGCTCCGGGCGAATCCCTTCGTCAGCGATCCCATCGTCGATGCCGGGGAGCCGGGCACTGCCCTGCTCCCCGAGGCGGCGGACGGGATCGACTCCTATCTCTATCCCCAGAACGAGACCTCGACCGGAGCGATGCTGCCGGTCAAGAGAATCGGCGGGCCGGGTGCGCTGACCATCGTCGACGCGACGTCGGCAGCGGGCGGGGTCGACTTCGACGCGAGCGAGGTTGACGTCTACTACTTCTCCCCCCAGAAGTGCTTCGCCTCAGACGGCGGACTGTGGTTCGCCGCCCTGTCTCCGGCGGCGATCGAGCGCATCGGACGGCTGACCGCGCAGCGCTGGGTCCCGGACATCCTCAACCTCCAGCTCGCCCTCGATAACTCGAGGAAGAACCAGACGCTCAACACCCCAGCGCTTGCCACCCTCCACCTCATGCTCGCCCAGCTCGACTGGATGCTTGAGGAGGGCGGACTGTCGGCGATGGACGCCAGGACGACGAGATCATCCGATCTCGTCTACGACTGGGCGGCGCGCACGGAATGGGCACATTCCTTCGTCGAGGAGGGCCACCGGTCCCAGGTTGTCGCGACGATCGACATCGACCTGCCGGCCGACGAGGTGAGCGCGGCCTGCCGCGCCTCCGGCATCGTCGACATCGACGGCTACCGCGGCCTGGGCCGCAACCAGCTGAGGGTCGCAACCTTCCCGGCCGTGGAGCCGGACGACGTCACGGCTCTTCTGGAGTCGCTGTCCTGGGTGGGACAGCAGATACCCCGGAGCTGA
- a CDS encoding cold-shock protein encodes MPTGKVKFFSQDKGFGYITGDDGRDVYFPASVLPAGARPRKGAPVEYSVAEGRRGLHALSVELKEAPVSLAKAARREPEDMVPIIEDLIRLLDSASTQLRRGRYPEGSPRIAQALRTLASEFDA; translated from the coding sequence GTGCCAACGGGCAAGGTTAAGTTCTTCAGCCAAGACAAGGGTTTCGGCTATATCACCGGCGATGACGGCCGCGACGTCTACTTCCCGGCGTCCGTCCTGCCCGCCGGGGCCCGCCCGCGGAAGGGCGCGCCTGTGGAGTATTCGGTCGCAGAGGGCAGGCGCGGACTGCACGCGCTCTCGGTCGAACTGAAGGAGGCTCCGGTTTCGCTCGCCAAGGCGGCGAGGCGCGAGCCGGAAGACATGGTCCCGATCATCGAGGATCTCATCAGGCTGCTCGACAGCGCCTCAACCCAACTCCGCAGGGGGCGCTACCCCGAGGGCAGCCCCCGCATCGCACAGGCCCTCCGTACTTTGGCAAGTGAGTTCGACGCATGA
- a CDS encoding MarR family winged helix-turn-helix transcriptional regulator codes for MVNNAEVADSLRFAVLHLSRGLRGSGRLGESRFCVLTVLAQGPMTVSELASHERVSVPSMSKLVSAMAEAGQVRRERDAVDSRRTEVTITDEGRAALDAASLEGAAWLDQQFGKLEGDDIATLGRAARIMRAMITR; via the coding sequence GTGGTAAACAATGCTGAAGTCGCCGATTCTCTGAGATTCGCCGTGCTTCACCTATCCCGCGGACTGCGTGGATCAGGGAGGCTCGGCGAATCTCGTTTCTGCGTCCTCACCGTCCTCGCACAGGGCCCGATGACCGTCAGCGAGCTCGCCTCGCACGAGCGCGTCTCCGTCCCCTCCATGTCGAAGCTTGTCTCGGCCATGGCGGAGGCGGGTCAGGTCCGTCGGGAGCGGGACGCCGTCGACAGCCGGCGGACCGAGGTCACGATTACGGATGAGGGGCGCGCGGCGCTCGATGCCGCGTCGCTCGAGGGCGCGGCTTGGCTCGATCAACAGTTCGGAAAATTGGAAGGAGATGACATCGCCACCCTCGGCCGAGCGGCGAGGATCATGCGGGCGATGATCACTAGGTGA
- a CDS encoding TPM domain-containing protein, protein MTDIDGALPMSVEPFRPTDLLSDPNGVLEQPQAAEEALYSLADQAGDELYVIFVSDFGDLGPSEWAQQASSAVIDEGDALIAFATETTEAGYWSLDEQVAGNVEEAIILARPELRDGDWDAALTTITEDLTSDGEGLGGGTDTTGFFTFAGVALLLVGGFIAFTVVRKSRRSKAEKKKRSESLEALGKRAANALIVADDGVRESAAELEFAKAEFGLQATVQFDEALELARAEVREAFEYRKKLDDNIPDTDQERHTYYTAILEHTTKAREAIAAQEEEFARLRDINARVHEILAGLSTRIQELSPRIPTAQAQIDSLRHRFPQAALATLQTYPGKIGEFLAAAKEAVARGQEQVAAGQRSQASVFARIAETNVQQAAHLLDDVSDAEQTLLDARANLQKAIASLSSDVEDAKRLGGGDPTIQERRAAAERALSYAVDSSADPILALDQLEEAETAIDASLVGVRQADENRRRLMAGVEKTKSSADRKIHAADVLIDSNRGAVGSEARTSLSTALSARAAGERASSVDEQLAHYQQAERYARQAEDQAQSDIRRHQQPDYFGGRQGGGFGGNGMMTGMILGSILSGGFGGGSRGGGFSSGSFGGFGGGGGGFGGGGGGFGGGIDF, encoded by the coding sequence ATGACCGACATCGACGGGGCCCTCCCGATGAGCGTGGAGCCGTTCCGCCCTACCGACCTTCTCAGCGATCCCAACGGCGTCCTCGAGCAGCCACAGGCCGCCGAGGAGGCCCTCTACTCGCTCGCGGATCAGGCCGGGGACGAGCTCTATGTCATCTTCGTCAGCGATTTCGGCGACCTGGGGCCGAGCGAATGGGCCCAGCAGGCGAGCAGCGCGGTCATCGACGAGGGCGACGCCCTCATCGCCTTCGCCACCGAGACGACCGAGGCGGGCTACTGGTCCCTCGACGAGCAGGTCGCAGGCAATGTCGAAGAGGCGATCATCCTCGCCCGGCCCGAGCTGCGCGACGGCGACTGGGACGCCGCGCTGACGACGATCACCGAGGACCTCACGTCCGACGGCGAGGGACTCGGCGGCGGCACCGACACGACGGGCTTCTTCACGTTCGCCGGCGTGGCCCTCCTCCTGGTCGGCGGCTTCATCGCCTTCACCGTTGTCCGGAAGAGCCGCAGATCCAAGGCCGAGAAGAAGAAGCGCTCCGAGAGCCTCGAGGCCCTCGGCAAGCGCGCCGCCAACGCCCTCATCGTCGCCGACGATGGGGTGCGCGAGTCGGCCGCCGAGCTCGAGTTCGCGAAGGCCGAGTTCGGGCTCCAGGCGACCGTTCAGTTCGACGAGGCCCTCGAACTGGCCCGCGCGGAGGTCCGCGAGGCCTTCGAGTATCGCAAGAAGCTCGACGACAACATTCCGGACACGGACCAGGAGAGGCACACGTACTACACGGCGATTCTCGAGCACACGACGAAGGCCCGGGAGGCGATTGCCGCCCAGGAGGAGGAGTTCGCCAGGCTCCGCGACATCAACGCCCGCGTCCACGAGATCCTCGCAGGCCTCTCGACACGGATCCAGGAGCTGAGTCCGCGCATCCCCACCGCCCAGGCACAGATCGACAGCCTCCGCCACCGTTTCCCCCAGGCCGCGCTCGCAACACTCCAGACCTACCCGGGCAAGATCGGCGAGTTCCTCGCCGCCGCCAAGGAGGCAGTTGCCCGCGGGCAGGAGCAGGTCGCGGCCGGCCAGCGCAGCCAGGCGTCCGTGTTCGCGCGGATCGCCGAGACGAACGTCCAGCAGGCCGCTCACCTGCTCGACGACGTGTCGGACGCCGAGCAGACGCTGCTCGATGCTCGGGCGAACCTCCAGAAGGCCATCGCCTCGCTGTCCTCCGATGTCGAGGACGCGAAGCGTCTCGGCGGCGGCGATCCCACGATCCAGGAGCGCCGCGCGGCCGCCGAGCGTGCCCTGTCCTACGCCGTCGACTCGAGCGCGGACCCGATTCTCGCGCTCGACCAGCTCGAAGAGGCAGAGACCGCGATCGATGCCTCGCTCGTCGGAGTCCGTCAGGCCGACGAGAACCGTCGCCGCCTCATGGCCGGTGTCGAGAAGACGAAGAGCTCGGCCGACCGGAAGATTCACGCCGCCGACGTCCTCATCGACTCGAACCGCGGCGCGGTCGGCTCCGAGGCCCGCACGTCCCTCTCGACGGCACTGTCCGCGAGGGCGGCCGGCGAACGAGCCTCTTCGGTTGACGAGCAGCTGGCCCACTATCAGCAGGCGGAGCGCTACGCCCGCCAGGCCGAGGATCAGGCGCAGTCCGACATCCGCCGCCATCAGCAGCCGGACTACTTCGGCGGCCGTCAGGGCGGCGGGTTCGGCGGCAACGGCATGATGACGGGCATGATCCTCGGCTCCATCCTCTCCGGCGGCTTCGGCGGCGGCAGCCGCGGGGGCGGCTTCTCCAGCGGATCCTTCGGCGGCTTCGGCGGCGGAGGCGGAGGCTTCGGAGGTGGCGGCGGCGGCTTCGGCGGCGGCATCGATTTCTGA
- a CDS encoding PspA/IM30 family protein: MAEKQSILGRIGQLTRANINALIDRAEDPQKMLDQLVRDYTNSIAEAEDAIAVTIGNLRLAESDHAEDLREAEDWGRKAIAASDRAEQFRTGGDEVNAKKFDDLAKVAISKQIAAESEARAAEPMIDSQNQVVDQLKDGLQTMHQKLDELKSRRDSLVARQKSVAAQAKVQESMASINVLDPTSEISRFEEQIRREEAVVAGRKELQGSSLADQFAELEDHSKDTEIEARLAALKAGQKPQGEIESGENTTIY; encoded by the coding sequence ATGGCTGAAAAACAGTCCATCCTCGGCCGTATCGGCCAGCTCACCCGAGCCAACATCAACGCCCTCATCGACCGCGCTGAGGACCCGCAGAAGATGCTGGACCAGCTCGTCCGCGATTACACGAACTCGATCGCCGAGGCTGAGGACGCCATCGCCGTCACGATCGGCAACCTCCGTCTGGCCGAGTCCGACCACGCTGAGGATCTTCGCGAGGCCGAGGATTGGGGCCGCAAGGCCATCGCCGCCTCCGACCGTGCGGAGCAGTTCCGCACCGGCGGCGATGAGGTGAATGCGAAGAAGTTCGACGATCTCGCCAAGGTCGCGATCTCCAAGCAGATCGCCGCCGAGTCGGAGGCCCGTGCAGCCGAGCCGATGATCGACTCGCAGAACCAGGTCGTCGATCAGCTCAAGGACGGCCTGCAGACCATGCACCAGAAGCTCGATGAGCTGAAGTCGCGCAGGGATTCGCTCGTCGCCCGCCAGAAGTCCGTCGCCGCACAGGCGAAGGTCCAGGAGTCGATGGCGTCGATCAACGTCCTCGATCCGACGTCGGAGATCTCTCGCTTCGAGGAGCAGATCCGCCGCGAGGAGGCTGTCGTCGCGGGACGGAAGGAGCTCCAGGGCTCCTCCCTCGCCGACCAGTTCGCGGAGCTCGAGGACCACTCGAAGGACACCGAGATCGAGGCCCGTCTGGCCGCGCTCAAGGCCGGTCAGAAGCCGCAGGGCGAGATCGAGTCGGGCGAGAACACGACCATCTACTGA
- a CDS encoding metal-dependent transcriptional regulator, translated as MADLIDTGEMYLKTVYELEEEGIPPLRARIAERLEHSGPTVSETVNRLSRDGLLTIGPSRQIELTVAGRRKATEVMRKHRIAERLLIDVIGMDWEYAHEEACRWEHVMSDRVAEKLEGVLGAITHDPYGNPIPSAAEGPGSLAAGHSGLVAVADVSGPVITATLRRIAEPLQVDVQLLAELRSAGIGPGVTITVEKTPRGLTITGPGGVLEQVADAVGRHLFIDA; from the coding sequence GTGGCTGATCTGATCGATACCGGCGAAATGTACCTGAAGACGGTCTACGAGCTTGAGGAGGAGGGGATCCCGCCCCTTCGGGCCCGCATTGCGGAGCGACTCGAGCACTCCGGACCCACCGTCTCGGAGACCGTCAACAGGCTGTCCCGGGATGGTCTGCTCACCATCGGACCCAGCCGGCAGATCGAGCTCACCGTCGCCGGGCGCCGCAAGGCCACGGAGGTCATGCGCAAGCACCGCATCGCCGAGCGTCTCCTCATCGACGTCATCGGTATGGACTGGGAGTACGCCCACGAGGAGGCGTGCCGGTGGGAGCACGTCATGTCCGACCGCGTTGCGGAGAAGCTCGAGGGTGTTCTCGGAGCGATCACCCACGACCCGTACGGGAATCCGATCCCGTCCGCGGCCGAGGGGCCCGGCAGCCTTGCCGCCGGGCACTCCGGCCTCGTCGCCGTCGCGGATGTCAGCGGCCCCGTCATCACCGCGACACTCCGGAGGATCGCTGAGCCGCTGCAGGTCGACGTCCAGCTCCTCGCGGAGCTGAGGTCGGCAGGGATCGGCCCGGGGGTGACCATCACTGTTGAGAAGACGCCGCGTGGACTGACTATCACGGGCCCCGGCGGGGTATTGGAGCAGGTCGCCGACGCAGTCGGCAGGCACCTCTTCATTGATGCGTAG
- the manA gene encoding mannose-6-phosphate isomerase, class I, with protein sequence MERLRGAVKDYAWGSTSAIPALFDTVESETPVAELWLGTHTAGPATIGDGLAYSPEAPPAETDLRTYVLADPQGALGDDVARMGNTLPYLLKLIAPAKPLSLQVHPSREQAAQRFEDEERQGVPLSDPTRSYRDRNHKPELLLALDRFEAVAGFRAPRRVADVITGLPCEIAETMLSYLREDLSAEGIRRCFEYLLSEESRPSSDKVAALVAGCRARLERGESPSERADRIVTLLDSHYPGDPGVVASLLLNPVTLQPGEALFVPAGTVHAYLSGLGVEIMANSDNVLRAGLTSKHIDVPELLATVDYVAAPPIRIAPEHVSEVTRTYYAPVEDFELSVADLRTWNDTRSLPGRGPRILLALSGAIEVATKEQRITLNHGEGIFVRADEGKLQVRGVGKLIQADVP encoded by the coding sequence GTGGAGAGGCTTCGCGGAGCGGTCAAGGATTACGCCTGGGGTTCGACCAGTGCGATTCCGGCCCTGTTCGATACGGTGGAGAGCGAGACCCCGGTGGCTGAGCTGTGGCTCGGCACCCACACGGCGGGTCCGGCGACGATCGGTGATGGTCTCGCCTACAGCCCCGAGGCGCCTCCTGCAGAGACTGACCTGCGCACGTACGTCCTCGCGGACCCGCAGGGTGCGCTCGGCGATGACGTCGCCCGCATGGGCAACACACTCCCGTATCTCCTCAAGCTCATCGCCCCCGCGAAGCCGCTCTCTCTCCAGGTCCATCCGTCCCGCGAGCAGGCGGCGCAGCGGTTCGAGGATGAGGAGCGCCAGGGTGTGCCGCTGTCCGATCCGACCCGCTCCTATCGCGACCGCAACCACAAGCCCGAGCTGCTGCTCGCACTCGACCGCTTCGAGGCAGTCGCGGGCTTCCGCGCCCCTCGTCGTGTCGCCGACGTCATCACCGGCCTGCCGTGTGAGATCGCCGAGACGATGCTCTCCTACCTCCGCGAGGATCTCAGCGCCGAGGGTATACGGCGCTGTTTCGAGTATCTGCTGAGCGAGGAGTCCCGTCCGAGCTCTGACAAGGTCGCTGCACTCGTCGCCGGGTGCCGGGCGAGGCTCGAGCGCGGTGAGTCCCCGTCGGAGCGCGCCGACCGGATCGTCACGCTGCTGGACAGCCATTACCCGGGCGACCCGGGCGTGGTCGCCTCCCTTCTCCTCAACCCCGTGACCCTTCAGCCCGGGGAGGCCCTGTTCGTCCCAGCCGGGACGGTCCACGCCTATCTGTCGGGCCTGGGTGTGGAGATCATGGCGAACTCGGACAATGTGCTCCGAGCCGGTCTCACCTCGAAGCACATCGACGTGCCCGAACTGCTCGCGACGGTCGACTATGTGGCCGCGCCACCCATCCGGATCGCCCCTGAACACGTCTCCGAGGTCACGCGCACCTACTATGCGCCCGTCGAGGATTTCGAGCTGTCGGTCGCCGACCTCCGCACGTGGAATGACACTCGATCGCTGCCCGGCCGCGGCCCCCGCATCCTCCTCGCCCTGTCCGGAGCCATCGAGGTGGCGACAAAGGAGCAGAGAATCACACTCAACCATGGCGAGGGCATCTTTGTGAGGGCGGACGAGGGAAAGCTCCAGGTGCGCGGAGTGGGGAAGCTGATCCAGGCCGACGTCCCATAG
- a CDS encoding response regulator transcription factor encodes MSSEAKILVVDDEPSIRELLSASLSFAGFEVRMAADGHEAISQVSFVHPDLVVLDIMLPDMDGFEVLKKLREHEPGLPVLFLTAKDDIQDKVRGLSVGGDDYVTKPFSLEEVVARIRAILRRTTDEREEGNIVYSDLVLNEDSYEVYRAGVNVELSPTEFKLLRYLMVNAERVVSKEQIIDHVWDYNWNGEISIVESYISYLRRKIDSSETLGVEVSPLIHTKRAIGYVLREQK; translated from the coding sequence ATGAGCTCAGAAGCAAAGATTCTCGTCGTCGACGATGAGCCCTCGATCCGCGAACTCCTCAGCGCCTCGCTGTCGTTCGCGGGTTTTGAGGTCCGTATGGCGGCGGATGGCCACGAGGCCATCTCCCAAGTGTCCTTCGTCCACCCCGACCTCGTCGTCCTCGACATCATGCTCCCCGATATGGACGGGTTCGAGGTCCTCAAGAAGCTGCGGGAGCATGAACCGGGACTGCCGGTTCTCTTCCTCACCGCGAAGGACGACATCCAGGACAAGGTTCGCGGGCTGTCGGTCGGCGGCGACGACTACGTGACGAAGCCGTTCTCCCTCGAAGAGGTCGTTGCCCGCATTCGCGCCATCCTCCGTCGGACGACGGATGAGCGGGAGGAGGGCAACATCGTCTACTCCGATCTCGTCCTCAACGAGGATTCCTACGAGGTGTATCGCGCAGGCGTCAACGTCGAGCTGTCCCCCACCGAGTTCAAGCTGCTGCGCTATCTCATGGTCAACGCCGAACGGGTCGTGTCCAAGGAGCAGATCATCGATCACGTGTGGGATTACAACTGGAACGGCGAGATCTCGATCGTCGAGTCCTACATCTCCTACCTCCGCCGCAAGATCGACTCCTCCGAGACGCTCGGGGTCGAGGTCTCACCCCTTATCCACACGAAGCGCGCGATTGGGTACGTGCTCCGCGAACAGAAGTAG
- a CDS encoding DUF3027 domain-containing protein has translation MTRLVPVQTVTKEKTLAQAIEPARDALLDITTPEMIGDHVGVVPEGDRVLTHAFTCLHPGYVGWFWAVTQSRAPRSRKVTINELSLKPGPEALVAPDWVPWADRLEPDDISGTEPLPYREDDPRLVAGFEDTSEDADQLREFELGLGRARVLSQEGRAEAFNRWYNSDRGPNSPSAKAAKANCSTCAFMMLMAGSARSLFGVCANEWSPDDGKVVSLDHGCGAHSETDAPKQRKLWDQSEPALDDAEIEVVEG, from the coding sequence ATGACCCGTCTAGTCCCTGTCCAGACCGTCACGAAGGAGAAGACTCTCGCGCAGGCCATCGAGCCCGCGCGCGACGCCCTTCTCGACATCACGACGCCCGAGATGATCGGTGATCACGTCGGCGTGGTCCCCGAGGGGGATCGCGTCCTCACGCACGCCTTCACCTGCCTGCATCCCGGCTACGTCGGATGGTTCTGGGCGGTGACACAGTCCCGGGCGCCGCGCTCCCGTAAGGTCACCATCAACGAGCTGTCGCTCAAGCCCGGCCCGGAGGCGCTCGTCGCCCCCGATTGGGTGCCGTGGGCCGACCGGCTCGAGCCGGACGATATCTCCGGCACCGAGCCTCTGCCCTACCGCGAGGATGACCCGAGGCTGGTTGCGGGCTTCGAGGACACATCGGAGGATGCCGACCAGCTGAGGGAGTTCGAGCTCGGCCTCGGACGTGCCCGTGTGCTCTCCCAGGAGGGTCGCGCGGAGGCCTTCAATCGCTGGTACAACTCCGATCGCGGCCCGAACAGCCCCTCGGCCAAGGCGGCCAAGGCGAACTGCTCGACGTGTGCGTTCATGATGCTCATGGCGGGTTCGGCCCGCAGTCTGTTCGGCGTGTGCGCCAACGAATGGTCGCCCGATGACGGGAAGGTAGTCTCGCTCGATCACGGATGCGGTGCCCATTCGGAGACGGACGCCCCGAAGCAGAGGAAGCTCTGGGACCAGTCGGAGCCGGCGCTCGATGACGCGGAGATCGAAGTGGTCGAGGGTTAA